A segment of the Lactobacillus sp. ESL0700 genome:
TGGCCATGTTTTTCCGTTGGTTGCCAAAGAAGGTGGCGTTTTAGAGCGGACTGGTCATACTGAAGCCGCACTTGACTTAGCTCGTTTAGCTGGAGTGGCTCCAGTTGGATTTATCTGTGAATGCATTAAAAAAGACGGTACGATGGCTCGCCGCAAGGACTTAAAGGCATTGGCAGAAGGCTTAGGCATTCCTTACCTAACAATTGAGGAATTAATTGAGTACCGTAAACGGCAAGAAAATAAAGATTTGGCAATTGAATCCATCACTAAAGTTGATTTTCCAACTAAATATGGTCATTTCCAACTTGAAGGCTTTAGAGACAGTAAGCACCCAGACAAGCAGCCAACATTGTTAATTAGTAAAGGTGACATTAAACCGGGTGAGCCACTCTTATTGCGGCTGCACAGTGAATGTTTGACTGGGGATGTTTTTGGCTCTAAGCGCTGTGATTGCGGTGCTCAACTGGCAGAAGCTTTGACCAAAATTGAAGAAAATGGTTCGGGTGCCGTGCTGTATCTGCGTCAAGAAGGCCGCGGAATTGGTCTGGAAAACAAGTTGCGCGCATATAAATTGCAGGATGAAGGTATGAATACTGTAGAAGCCAACCAGCAATTAGGTTTGCCGGTTGATGCGCGTCGCTATAATGTTGCCGGCGAAATTTTACGCCAAAAAGGCATCACAGAAGTTAAGTTAATGACCAACAATCCAGATAAGGTTGACCAGTTAGAAAACTTTGGCGTGCAGGTAGTGGAACGGATTCCAATGGAAGTTGGACTCACTGAGGAAAACAGACAATACTTGAGCACTAAAAAGCACGAAATGAACCATATTTTAAATGAGGTAGACTAAAATGAAAGAACTGACAGGAAAATTAGTGGCACAGCAAGATAAAAGAATTGGAATTGTGGTTGCCAAATTTAATGGCGTTGTGACCGATCGCTTACTTAGCGGCGCTTTAGAACAATTGAAGATGTCTGGTGTACCTAGTGACAACATTGTTGTTGTTCATGTGCCAGGGGCATATGAAATTTCGCGGACTGTTAACTGTTTGGCTAAAAGTGGTAAGGTTGATGGCATTATCGCTTTGGGCGCAGTTATTCGCGGTGAAACCGACCACTACACTTATGTTTGTGAAGGTACAGCGTCACAATTAGCAGCAGCCACTGCTAATGGTCCAGTACCAGTAATGTTCGGCGTCTTGATGACCGACACTGTTGCTCAAGCAACTGATCGTGCTGGTGGAAAATCTGGCAATAAGGGAGCTGAATGTGCAACGGATATCTTAGAGGTTCTAAGCTTGGAAGAGCAAATTAATAATTTATAATATCGCCATTTTTTCTTACATAAATACATGCTTAAAAAGCCATGACTGTGAAGAAGTCATGGCTTTTTTGTGATATTAAATAATTTTATCAACAAAATCTGTTTTTAGAATTTGCGTTGCATATTTAATTTCATCTGTGAGCCTTGGTTGCGACTTAATTGTGGAAATAGAAAAATTAACGTTAATTTCATTTCTAGGCAGACGGACATAGTTGATATTGGATAGCTTTTGCTCGTTGACAGCTTCGATACTGGTTGTCATGTTTCCTAATCCTAGTTCAGCTAATTTAAGTGCTGTTGTAGAGTCACGAACGTGGATCGTGGGATAAAATTCTAGGCCAATATTGCTAAAGTAGTTGTTGATAATTGCCTGGTAGCCGCGCTCGCCATCAGTCACGATAAATTTTTCGTGATTGATTTTATTTAAATCCTGAGCTGTCAGCTTGATTTCACGTTTACCAGCTTCATACAAATGTGAGTACCGGCCTAGAACCAAAACTTGTGCAGAAGTGTATAAGCTTTCATTTTTAACATTTGGTAAGAGAATCGTATTGCCGACAAAAAGATCTAATTGCCCATCCTGAAAGGCTTTTTCGGCATCTGCCGTGCTTAATTCGAAAGTTTTGGTTTGCAGGTTAGGAAATTTTGCAAATAATTGCGGCAATACGACTAAGTTGAATTTTTCACCTAATGGCGGCGTAATTCCCATTTGTAAGGTGGGAAAAGAATTCTTTTCATACTGCTTCATTTTTACTTTTAATTGATGTTGCAGCTGCAAGTTTTTCCGTAAATATTTAATTAATAGATGTGCTGCTGGCGTTAATTTGATTGGTTTAGTGTCGCGTTTAACTAAAATAACATTGTATTTTTGCTCATACTTTTTAATGACACGGCTAAGATAGGGCTGACTCAAGTATAATTTTTGCGCGGCTTCCGAAATTGAATTGCTGTTTTCTAATGTTTCCAGAAAAATTAATAAGCGATTGTTCATTAATATTTACCTATGCCTATTTTGTAATATTGATTTTAATAATTAAGTATTTCACATATTACCAATTATAGTATTTAATGAAAGCGTGAACAAGAAATTACTGATAGGAGGTTTACTTATGGTTAATAATCAAAAATTTCAATGGGATGCAGTTTATGATGTTGCCGTTCTAGGATTCGGTGGTGCTGGTGCTACTGCAGCAAGGTTTGCGGCAGATAATGGCGCAAAAGTTTTATTAGTAGACAGTGCTCCAGAAGGACATGAAGGTGG
Coding sequences within it:
- the ribA gene encoding GTP cyclohydrolase II, with protein sequence MKDELNEKMAKILDHMRNGGLVIVADSPQRESEGDMIGLAEKVTPQMVNTMISKARGLLCVPMSKAYADRLQLSPLETGSNDTFGTAFTLSVDSTETTTGISAFDRAKTIKKLADPNSQWDDFYHPGHVFPLVAKEGGVLERTGHTEAALDLARLAGVAPVGFICECIKKDGTMARRKDLKALAEGLGIPYLTIEELIEYRKRQENKDLAIESITKVDFPTKYGHFQLEGFRDSKHPDKQPTLLISKGDIKPGEPLLLRLHSECLTGDVFGSKRCDCGAQLAEALTKIEENGSGAVLYLRQEGRGIGLENKLRAYKLQDEGMNTVEANQQLGLPVDARRYNVAGEILRQKGITEVKLMTNNPDKVDQLENFGVQVVERIPMEVGLTEENRQYLSTKKHEMNHILNEVD
- the ribH gene encoding 6,7-dimethyl-8-ribityllumazine synthase, which translates into the protein MKELTGKLVAQQDKRIGIVVAKFNGVVTDRLLSGALEQLKMSGVPSDNIVVVHVPGAYEISRTVNCLAKSGKVDGIIALGAVIRGETDHYTYVCEGTASQLAAATANGPVPVMFGVLMTDTVAQATDRAGGKSGNKGAECATDILEVLSLEEQINNL
- a CDS encoding LysR family transcriptional regulator, coding for MNNRLLIFLETLENSNSISEAAQKLYLSQPYLSRVIKKYEQKYNVILVKRDTKPIKLTPAAHLLIKYLRKNLQLQHQLKVKMKQYEKNSFPTLQMGITPPLGEKFNLVVLPQLFAKFPNLQTKTFELSTADAEKAFQDGQLDLFVGNTILLPNVKNESLYTSAQVLVLGRYSHLYEAGKREIKLTAQDLNKINHEKFIVTDGERGYQAIINNYFSNIGLEFYPTIHVRDSTTALKLAELGLGNMTTSIEAVNEQKLSNINYVRLPRNEINVNFSISTIKSQPRLTDEIKYATQILKTDFVDKII